One Trachemys scripta elegans isolate TJP31775 chromosome 4, CAS_Tse_1.0, whole genome shotgun sequence genomic region harbors:
- the OPTC gene encoding opticin — protein MQSVALLGVTTLALVLALAAPPKEEGKKKEEKPRADIATDDNLDLPNYDLSLDSYGEIIDLSLYEELYDYSDLAPKIEVGTLAPPTKRLEGVVSTRAMPTEAPRRPPLTSPTTKPFGPGLLGSITKQGLPTCLVCVCLGTSVYCDDAELEQIPPLPLETTYLYARFNRISRIRASDFARLKKLKRIDLTSNFISCVDEASFQQLSTLQELILAENRLTVLPALPGSIVRLDARRNRIRSSGVRPEAFRELKKLQFLHLSDNKLDYIPVPLPEGLRSLHLQNNNIRTMHKDTFCDSQDHSHIRWALEDIRLDRNPINLSLLPDAYFCLPRLPTGHFY, from the exons ATGCAGAGCGTAGCCTTGCTGGGGGTCACCACCCTGGCTCTGGTGCTGGCCTTGGCCGCCCCACCTAAAGAAGAAGGCAAGAAGAAGGAAGAGAAGCCCAGAGCTGACATTGCCACTGATGACAACCTGGACCTGCCCAACTACGACCTCAGTCTAGACAGCTATGGAGAGATCATTGACCTGAGCCTCTACGAAGAGCTTTATGACTATAGTGACCTGGCACCAAAG ATTGAGGTTGGTACATTGGCTCCTCCAACCAAGCGTCTAGAGGGCGTCGTGAGCACGAGAGCCATGCCAACCGAAGCACCCAGAAGGCCGCCCCTGACATCCCCCACGACCAAGCCCTTCGGGCCAGGTCTGCTCGGATCCATAACCAAACAGG gtctGCCCACCTGCCTGGTCTGTGTGTGCCTTGGCACCTCCGTGTACTGCGATGATGCCGAGCTGGAACAGATCCCACCGCTGCCCCTGGAGACCACGTACCTCTACGCCCGCTTCAACCGCATCAGCCGCATCCGAGCCAGCGACTTTGCCAGGCTGA AGAAGCTGAAGCGAATAGACCTGACTAGCAACTTCATCTCCTGCGTGGATGAAGCCTCCTTCCAGCAGCTGAGCACCCTGCAAGAGCTCATCCTCGCCGAGAACAGGCTGACGGTGCTGCCCGCATTGCCCGGCAGCATCGTGCGGCTTGATGCCCGGCGCAACAGGATCCGGAGCTCCGGTGTCAGACCTGAAGCCTTCAGG GAGCTGAAGAAGCTGCAGTTCCTCCACCTGTCTGATAACAAGCTGGACTATATTCCAgtgcccctgcctgagggcctgcgGTCCCTGCACCTGCAG AACAACAACATCCGAACCATGCACAAAGACACGTTCTGTGATAGCCAGGACCACAGTCACATCCGATGGGCCTTGGAGGACATCCGCCTGGACCGCAACCCCATCAACCTGAGCCTCCTGCCCGACGCCTACTTCTGTTTGCCTCGGCTACCCACTGGCCACTTCTACTGA